The Dyadobacter sp. 676 DNA window AGTTTTTTCTCGGACACTTCCCTGGTAATCCGGTCATGCCGGGCGTTTTGCAACTGGAAGCGATGGCGCAGACAGGCGGTATCCTGGTACTTTCCAGCGTGCCCGATCCGGACAATTACTGGCCATACCTCATCGGGATCGATGCATGCCGTTTCCGACGCAATGTTTTTCCCGGCGATACAGTTATTTTTAAATGTGAATTCACATCCCCGATGAAAAGAGGGATCGTCAAAATGAGTGGCCGGGGATATGTAGCCGGACAACTGGTATGTGAAGCGGATATGATAGCAAGCCTGGTAAAGAAAAAATGACTCAATCATTAGCATATATCCATCCTGACGCCAAGATCGCTCAGAATGTGTCCATTGAACCTTTCGCGATGATCCATGCTGATGTTGAGATCGGCGAAGGCTCGTGGATCGGTTCGCACGCGGTAATCAATTCAGGAGCGAGGATCGGTAAAAACTGTAAAATCTACCCGGGCGCGGTCATTTCCGCGACACCGCAGGATTTGAAATACAACAATGAATACACGCTCACGGTAATCGGCGATAATACCACCGTCCGCGAATATGCGACGATCAGCCGCGGTACCGAAGAGCATTGGAAAACCGTAGTAGGTTCCGACTGCCTGATCATGGCTTACGCGCACGTAGCGCACGATTGCCGGGTCGGGAACAATGTAATCATAGGCAATAATGTGCAGATGGCAGGCCATGTCCACGTAGGCGACTGGGCGATCGTGAGCGCGTTGAGCGCGGTACACCAGTTTGTGAAGATCGGCATTCATGCTTTCGTATCGGGCGCTTCGCTGGTGCGGAAGGATGTTCCTCCATTTACAAAAGCTGCGCGGGAGCCTATTTCCTACGTGGGTATTAATTCGGTCGGCCTGCGGAGAAGAGGTTTTACCAACGAGCAAATTATCGATATTCAGAACATCTACCGGTACGTGTATATGAAGGGCTTTAACAATGCGGAGGCACTTCAGAAGATCGAGCTGGAAATGGCGCCTTCGGACGAACGCGATGAAATTATCAATTTTATCCGCAACTCGGAAAGAGGTATTATGAAAAGTCCTTTTCAGACGACGGGAGCCAGCGAGACTGAAGCTCAATCCTGACAAAGCCATTCATTTCCATCATAAAATTTGCAGCATTGCCCGGGGGGGTGTCACCTCCCGGTTTTTTTATTCCTGAACTGTGAGCTGGTCACCGATTTTGATCTCTCCCGAATCCCGGGCCGTCACGTTTTGTCCGAATAATATCTT harbors:
- the lpxA gene encoding acyl-ACP--UDP-N-acetylglucosamine O-acyltransferase, with the protein product MTQSLAYIHPDAKIAQNVSIEPFAMIHADVEIGEGSWIGSHAVINSGARIGKNCKIYPGAVISATPQDLKYNNEYTLTVIGDNTTVREYATISRGTEEHWKTVVGSDCLIMAYAHVAHDCRVGNNVIIGNNVQMAGHVHVGDWAIVSALSAVHQFVKIGIHAFVSGASLVRKDVPPFTKAAREPISYVGINSVGLRRRGFTNEQIIDIQNIYRYVYMKGFNNAEALQKIELEMAPSDERDEIINFIRNSERGIMKSPFQTTGASETEAQS